One Zymoseptoria tritici IPO323 chromosome 5, whole genome shotgun sequence genomic window, GTCTGCTGAGTGGACCCGGCCGAGGATCTGTGCGGTACCAACACCCTTTGCGACACCAGAGTAACGCCTGTCGATGAGACGCATGATGCCGCAAGTTTCGGCGCATGAGGGTGACATGATTGTGGTTTGGGCGCCCGAGTCGACGAAAGCTTTGACCGGATGCTTGTTTACCTCAACTGGGACGTAAAGCATGGTCACTCGTCCGAAGACTGGAAAATAAGTCAGCATCAAGTATCAACGGCTCCATGCCATGACCAACATACCTTCCGGGTTGTGCTCGTACGCAAACTGAAGATTCTCCTGCACTGATTCTTGTCGGATCATCTCCTCGATCTTGCGCTGAGCCTCAATATTGAATGGATCCTCGTTCAACAACCGCATTTGCTCCagtctctccctctccctgTTCTCATCTTCGCGATTCATCTCCAACCAAACATCACGAAAGCGATTGCTGTCGTTGATAGCTTCTGCCAATGCAGGACGCTGCTCCCTCACTTGTGCCATGGCTGCCGGACTTCCTAGAATGCTCAACCGTGTGGTTTCGATCTCCTGCACATTCGAGCCTAGCCCtctccgctgctgctgctgctgcggctgaGCGCGCCGTTGTGTCCCCATGCTGTTCTGATTTGTTTGTTCCTGACGCATGAGCATAGCAATCATGTCACCATCCTGTATTCCCACCTCCTCTAAAGTCTTATCGTCGCCTTGAATGGTCTGGTTGTTGAGGAAGAATTGTTGAGAGGCTTGCGGTATGCTTGTCTCGGCGTTGACGAAGCCTTTGAGATCACCGACAGACAAGCCGGGAGGGAGGTCCAGCGTGAGCAGCTCTTGATCGAGGGCATGGTTCGGAGCGATGATAGATATGGTGATGCGAGGCCTGTACGATTGTGACAAACGGTCAGCATATTCGGCACAGGAGTTTCACAAGAACGGTTTGATCGTGAGACGGGCTCCCAACTGTGCCGTGGAGACAGCGGTACTGACATTTTTGGGTTGCTCCAGAAGTTGGAGTCCTTGCTGCGGTTCGGTGTTCTGTATGCAGGTGAAGCTGAATCAGGTTGGTCGGTGGAATGCGAAGTAGCACACCCGGCGGAGAGTGGATTGAGGGGTTGAGGAACGGAGGAACGGTCACGATGTTTGatgcgaggatgatgatggtcGGTCTGCTTGTGATTGTGATGGTGATGCGAGTGACGGGAATGATGATGAAGTGAGCGTTACCTCATCGGTTGGAGGGCACGGAGGAAGCAGGTCATAACTGATGAGGTAGGTGGTCGTACTTTTGCCAGCGGAGATGTCACCAGAAGCGTGATTTTCACAGAAGAGCGGTAAGCGAGTCGTGAAGTGTCCGGGTGTCTACAATGCAATGCGCTCTCAGCGTGGTAGAACGTGAAGTAAGGTAAGGTAGAAGCATCGCAGGGTGTGTGTGGTGCTCCATCCATGCTGCAGCTTCCCAGACGCCAGACGCCAGACGCCCCTCCAAAAACCACATCATCGTCGTGCTCGGCGCGCCCAACGGCCCGTCTGTCCGCTCTGCCGGGTCGCTGACATTTGACAGCTGAGTGAATGACTGAATGTGTATTAGGTACATATCAAGAAGCCATATTTCTGAGGACGACATTCAGCCAGGAACGACCAGAGCCATCTATGAGGAAAGACGTTAGTTCCGCACTTGATCCAGGAACTGCCATTCTCGTGCGCCTGCCTCGTGGCCAACCTGGTACCGTCCTCGGGCACTGCTGCTGTTTGTACGACTAGCTCCCCTACTACCGCACGTCACTCACCCGTCCAACCAGGATAATCTCGTCTCACGGGTTACACAAGCCTTGCTCTCGAACCGGACTATAAGTGCTGTAGCCTACCGACATTGTGGAAGTCTTCACCGTCTTCAACACCGTCATGCCTCGGGACCTCTCCGCACTCGCCAAAGAAAGCAACATTGGGGCTCTGCCGACTTCAAGAAAGCCCACCGCCAACGACGATGCCTATGAGGAGCCCATGTCGGCCGATGACGAGAGCCAAATGATCGACGAGCTGTCAGAGCGCCATAACAGCAAGCTGGACGAACTCCACCCTTACACACAAACACTTTCAACGGCTGACGTCGAAAGCTGTGTTCTTCTGGAGAACGCCGCGTTCCCTCCAAACGAACGAGCCTCACGAGAAAAGGTGAGTAGGTACTGTGTGGAACACCTCTTGCTGCATGCGTTGGTGCATCCAATTCTCGCGCGACGTTTCTCTGAACCTGCACGACATTTCATGTTCCCACTTTTCCGCAGGCCCATCATGCTGTGCAACACCGACGTTCCGTTCTTCACTTTCTGCATACTCCATCTCGGACAAAGCCACAACATTCTGACATCTCCACTTGAACAGTTTCAATACCGCCTCAAAAATTGCGGCGAACTGAGCTTAGGAATCTTCACATCTCAAGAGACTTCCGATGCCGTCACAGCAGAAACCGCAGCGCCTGTGTATTCAGGTGCTCCCGAGAGAAAAGCGGTTCTCCTAGGCCACATCCTTGCCACCAAATCCACAAACACGACCGTGACCGATGGCGACATGGCGGTGCCATCAGACACCCCAGACGCTCAAGGCGGCCACAACCACGAAGGCCGCACGATCTGCATCCACAGCATCGCCGTCTTACCCGAGTATCAACGTCGCGGCTTGGGTTCGACGCTGCTCAAGGCGTATCTGCAGCGTATGGACAGCCATGGCGTGGCGGATCGGGTGGCGCTCATTGCCCACGATCATCTCATTCCGTACTATGAGAAGTTCGGATTTGTGAATCAGGGTGAGAGCAAGGCGCAgtttggcggcggcggttgGTTCGATATGGTGCTCGAGTTCGAGTACGACAATCATTGAAGGCGCTGGGAGTGGCTTACTTCGAGACCGTATgtcccaaatcctccacTACTAGGCTTGTTTCGTCGAGGAGTCTCGTCCAGTGATATGCCGCATTGGACGGATCATGCAGTCAGTTTCAATGCGATGCGATCTTGTCTACCCGTCCACGGCCTTCGTGACTGCGGGAGGCGCTGCTTCGATTTCATGATAAGCCGGCAAGTCtgcgtcttcgtcctcaccTCGGTCAATTTGAGACGGGCCAGCCTCTACTGTCTCTTCGTAATCGTATGGGACCGCGTCCGAGGGACGGGGCAACATCACCACGGGAAATATCCGACTGAAGTCAACCCGTTGTTCTGCAATCTTGAGGCTGACATTGACACGGAGGTGATATGATCTCGCGACCAGGGTATGAGAGAACGTGCTGGTGTGACCCAAGATCTTGTCCGTTTGTACGGTCGCGGTGTAGTCGTTGGCTTTTGACAGGAAAAAGGGATTGGCTGGATCCGCTTTCCATACCAATTTCTGCGCCGTCATGCTATCGGAACAGGTCGATGAAGCCAGCAGACGTCCACTGGTATCCACGATTGTGTCAGCGATGAGATCCGTCTTGACCGACACGAGACTGATGTCCGGGATGAAAGTTGCAGTCGTCTCCAAGTCCGAGCGCCGCAGCGTTATTACAAACGCTGGAGTAAAGCCAGGGTAGATGTATTGCAGTTCGGTACAGCTTAATCGGCACGCGAATGTTGGGTAGTTGTTCGACTTAAAGGCGGCCTTTGTCTTTGCTCTGAAACCTGACGGCCTCTCTGCCTCGGGCAACAAGTTTGAGTGTTGAACGACAGACTTGTGGTGAAAGGTCGTGACGGGAGTTGAGAACACGCTAGGCGGTGGTCTGGGATAGTCAAGCCGGACGATGGGTTCCGAGTAGTTCCAGTCGGCATAGCTCGTCTTGATATCGATACCGGGCATATGAAATTTACACCCAACGCGATACGAGATGGCGCAATCCACCTTGTCAGGATAGTCGGAGAAGTAGAGGCTGAAGGAGGGTGGTAATGCAACGCCATTGACTGTATCCGGGAAGTTGATCGTAAACGGAAATTCGTACTTCTGGCCCTTGAGATCGCATTCCATCAGCCATTGCCACATCGCCTCTTCATCCATTGGAAATGACTCACCACTTCTGCTTTGAACGATCcatcgaagatctcgaaAGCCTGCCTGAACAAAGGCGCGCCGCAGTCGGTTGCAAATTCTCGATCTCGTTTGACCGATATCTTGATCTTGCCCCTTAGAGTAGCCTCGAGTTTGAGTGGTCCGAAGAGGTCCGCGGTGGCCACACTGGACTTGAATAGAGACTTGTAGGGCATATAGGACAAAATCACGTTGCCAGTGACTGCGTCCGCTGGTCCATAGTGGGGTTTCATGCCCCGATCAAGGACGACCTTGGCGGCCAGGCTGCCTAACTTCGCGTCCGCCATGAGTGAGGTAGTCGGGGACCTGTCCGCGTCCAGGGACTTGCGGTCGATGGAATGGCACTCAAGTGAGCATTGGGACGTCTTGGATGGAATGCCACTGGCGCTCTCTGGAAGTTTATCAATGATAGAAACTTTGTTACATGACTAGTTCCGCTCAGGCGCCACGAGGAAAGAACGCCTTTCTCCAGCTGAGGTCGGGTGCGTAGAGGGTTATGTAAGCGAGCTTTTCGATTCCCGTCCTTTGCACGAAGTAATGTCCGGAGTGAAGGGGCTGCAAATGAAGGTAGATAGTTGCATGATGAATGCGCGACATCAGTAAAGTAACCCATCGAGACTGTTCCACTGCAACACATCACTGTGGTAGACTACCTCCAGGCCACTCCCCGACCCACTCCACCAACTGCGCCAAGACCTCCTCTTGCACCTTCTTCACACCCTCGTTGGCTTCGCCCTCCGGAATTAATAGATCACTGGCATGGAACCCATGCGGCACGATCTTCACGGGCACTTCCGGAGTGTCCTTCAACGGTCCACCGGGGCGTGAATCGGCCGATCTAAAACAGAAGGGTAGAAGGGTCAGCAATGGCTCGAACACAGGGGTACAAGGGGTATGAGGATAGACTGAGACCTGCTGGCAGagcccgagagacaatctcggacAGCTACAGGCGTTCTGCCCTTCGGTTTTCTTACACGGTGATCTCCCTGAACGGGTCCGCCTCTCCGTTGACATAGATGAGACGGGAGGTGTTGACGGTCGTCCAGTCGCCGGTATAGTCGTTGACGATGTCTGGGGTGAGGCCCTTGGCGATGCCATATGTTTGACCATTAGGGCCAGTGGGAAACAAGGAGGCGCAATCTTTTATCTTGTAGTCTACCGTGATGTAGCGCGACACGATTGTTGGTATACCCGGAGGCGAGCCAGTCACCCAATCCTCGAAGGGCCAGCTGCAGACCTGCCACATGAATGAGATGTCATCGGCGTTGCTCAGGGACGTGTCCAATTTCTTAGGGTTGTCGCTACTCGAGGCGAAGCATTGGTAGTCGGTCTGATCCGGAGAGCACCCGAGGGACTGTCTGGCATCGGACCGACCGAGCTCTTTCCACCATCGAACATAGCCATTGAGAGCCGCCTCAACATCTGCGGGCGCTATGGCAGAGTCTTTGGTGTGGTTACTTGTGAGATAATCGCACCAGACGAGGAATACACTTCTCGGGTATTCATCGCCAACCTCCTTGTAAAAGTACCGATCGACCCAGCTATAGGCCCCATCCGCAAGAGCAGCCATAAAGTCATCGTTGCAAAGCTTGGCCGGGAACCCGAAACGGGCCTTCAGGTGGGTGACGTTTTGCTCCGTGCCATAGGTAAGAATGTTGTCGATGTGATCGATCAACGTCGTGGCAACTCCACGACAGTCCTGCGGCATGTTCTCTTGGATCGGCGTCCAGTACTGCCAGAAGTCGACGAGGTTGTGTACAGTCGCACTCGACGCATAGTACGCCCAGAAGGTGCCCGAGAAAAGGGTCGCCGTCCAAGCTGCGAGAGCTCCCGCATACGACCCTCCAACCATCACCCAGGGCACATCTACAGCGGTACTTCCACGACTAGCATCCTTGACAAAGGGCAGTTCGACAGTGCGTGCGAAGTACGTGAGATCTTTGAGCGAATTCTCCAGCGTCAGATACTTCATGTTCTCTGTTGTGAGATTGTCCACCGGAATCGATTTGCCGAAGTATCTGGAGAAGGTCAGAACGGTCAGCCATGGCAGACAAAAGAGGAGGGGACACCGTTTGAAGCCCGGCATGGTCCCATGAGTTCGCTGCAAGCCTCACCTGTGCTCCAGAATAACCATAGAAGCGCCGATCTTCTCCGCTATGACTCTGACCATGCTGTAGTTGAAGACTGTGTCAAGATAAATCTCCGCACCGAATTCGCCCGGGGTTTCAAAGACAACTGGTGATCCGGGTCCTTTCCAGAACGTGTTATCGAACCAGTATCGAGCAGGAAACGTGCCCAGACTGGGATTGTCATGATCAACGAGCTGTGCGAATTCAAAGTGCTGAACGCCGGGCGCATCCGTTCCCTCATCTCTCCGGACATGTGTGAATCGATTTTAGGATGCCGGGATTGACCTCCGTACCGCGAAGGCCTCCGTCGCCAACACGGCGAGTATGAGGATGGACAGCATTTCGTCCGAGCGAGAGCGGCGACGTTGCGTGGAATGAATATCTCAGTGAAGTGGCAGGAGCAAAGGTAAGACGTGCAGTCTTGCATTCAGAATGTAATAAGATTGCATCTCTCAAGCATTATTATTACATCCCTGCAGTGGTTCCAGCCCGACAGATCCAGAGTCTGACACAAGAACATGACGATGGCGCCAGAATGATTCCACCAATACCTGCACCGGAGTGAGCATACAGACTCTGGACCAAAAGCACAAAGTAATGCCCGTCCCCTGAAGACAATACCGACTCCTCTAGTCATCAGTCCAATGCAGACTCGAGAAATCGTCGATTCTGGCCCGGAAGAGGATGTCGATTGAGTTCTCGGCGTAAGCACTACTCCCCGTATGCAGTCCAAAGTCTGTATGTATGGGGGATGTGGAAGAAACACAGGCCGGCTACCTACCGGAGGCATACTGCGTGA contains:
- the MgSCP5.2 gene encoding serine carboxypeptidase (HMMPfam hit to Peptidase_S28, Serine carboxypeptidase S28. Has a predicted signal peptide.) → FAQLVDHDNPSLGTFPARYWFDNTFWKGPGSPVVFETPGEFGAEIYLDTVFNYSMVRVIAEKIGASMVILEHRYFGKSIPVDNLTTENMKYLTLENSLKDLTYFARTVELPFVKDASRGSTAVDVPWVMVGGSYAGALAAWTATLFSGTFWAYYASSATVHNLVDFWQYWTPIQENMPQDCRGVATTLIDHIDNILTYGTEQNVTHLKARFGFPAKLCNDDFMAALADGAYSWVDRYFYKEVGDEYPRSVFLVWCDYLTSNHTKDSAIAPADVEAALNGYVRWWKELGRSDARQSLGCSPDQTDYQCFASSSDNPKKLDTSLSNADDISFMWQVCSWPFEDWVTGSPPGIPTIVSRYITVDYKIKDCASLFPTGPNGQTYGIAKGLTPDIVNDYTGDWTTVNTSRLIYVNGEADPFREITVSADSRPGGPLKDTPEVPVKIVPHGFHASDLLIPEGEANEGVKKVQEEVLAQLVEWVGEWPGGSLPQ